In one window of Ruminococcus albus AD2013 DNA:
- a CDS encoding RluA family pseudouridine synthase produces the protein MREFSINKNDAGQRMDKFLTKAVPALPKNLMYKYIRLKRIKLNGKRCEISTKLSEGDSVQLYINDEFFPEKRDEAHRFLNAPKDIEIVYEDENILLCDKPCGLVVHEDESGEADTLIDRVLHYLYDKGEYDPDTENSFTPALCNRIDRNTSGIVICAKNAESLRVLNQKVKDRELEKLYLCVTVGIPNKKSAELKAFHRRDEKTKVVRVEDKSFPGSKTMITRYKVLAENKQSDLALLEVDLVTGRTHQIRAHLAHIGYPLLGDGKYGSNKINRALGVKTQALCSYKLTFRFATESGCLEYLDGKSFEVKKVWFKDKFFQL, from the coding sequence TTGAGAGAATTCAGTATAAACAAAAATGACGCGGGACAGCGCATGGATAAATTTCTCACCAAGGCAGTCCCTGCACTGCCGAAAAACCTGATGTACAAATACATCAGGTTAAAGCGCATAAAGCTTAACGGCAAACGCTGTGAGATAAGCACAAAACTCAGCGAGGGCGACAGCGTACAGCTCTATATCAATGATGAATTTTTCCCCGAAAAGCGCGATGAAGCCCACCGTTTCCTCAACGCGCCCAAGGATATCGAAATAGTGTACGAGGACGAAAATATACTCCTCTGCGATAAGCCCTGCGGTCTTGTGGTGCATGAGGACGAAAGCGGAGAAGCGGATACACTGATAGACCGTGTTCTGCACTATCTCTATGACAAAGGGGAATACGATCCCGATACCGAAAACAGCTTCACTCCCGCCCTGTGCAACCGCATCGACAGGAATACCTCGGGTATAGTTATATGTGCCAAAAATGCCGAAAGCCTGCGGGTGCTCAATCAGAAAGTCAAGGACAGGGAACTTGAAAAACTCTATCTCTGCGTTACAGTGGGTATCCCTAATAAAAAGTCCGCCGAGCTGAAAGCTTTCCATCGCCGCGATGAAAAGACAAAGGTAGTCCGTGTAGAGGACAAGTCTTTCCCGGGCAGTAAGACCATGATAACCCGATATAAAGTTCTTGCTGAGAATAAGCAGTCCGACTTGGCACTTCTGGAAGTCGATCTCGTCACAGGCAGAACTCACCAGATAAGAGCACATCTTGCACACATCGGCTACCCTCTGCTGGGCGACGGAAAATACGGCAGCAACAAGATAAACCGCGCCCTCGGCGTGAAGACCCAGGCGCTGTGTTCCTATAAACTCACATTCCGCTTCGCCACCGAAAGCGGTTGTCTTGAATATCTTGACGGCAAAAGCTTTGAAGTAAAAAAAGTCTGGTTCAAAGATAAATTCTTTCAAC
- a CDS encoding DUF6707 family protein → MTELIERISITVDKKKVRSYCNKILKKCSFKSSRDLQNISALATWLYIYGYYDEMIEVCDLLKDMEFSGNYDIWFSPDMVMCLKSRVLRERGLTEGSQALINKINEHRHPELYVNLVDSYMIDMDINIAEELKNRPRSLADGWRFCKLQSAIRYREAGKFPVPDEKFESDIRELVDILRQVK, encoded by the coding sequence ATGACAGAATTGATCGAGCGTATAAGCATCACTGTTGATAAAAAGAAAGTCAGAAGTTACTGTAACAAAATACTGAAAAAGTGCAGTTTTAAATCAAGCAGAGATCTACAGAATATATCCGCTCTGGCGACATGGCTGTATATCTACGGCTATTATGATGAAATGATCGAAGTCTGTGACCTGCTAAAGGATATGGAGTTTTCGGGAAATTACGATATCTGGTTCAGCCCCGATATGGTGATGTGCCTGAAATCAAGAGTGCTCAGAGAACGGGGCTTAACAGAAGGATCCCAAGCTCTGATAAATAAGATCAACGAACATCGCCACCCCGAATTATACGTAAATCTGGTAGATTCCTACATGATAGATATGGATATCAACATAGCGGAAGAGCTCAAAAATCGCCCCAGATCACTGGCTGACGGTTGGCGCTTCTGCAAACTTCAATCAGCCATAAGGTACCGAGAAGCAGGTAAATTTCCTGTCCCCGATGAAAAATTTGAAAGCGATATCCGGGAACTTGTAGACATTTTACGTCAGGTAAAATAA
- a CDS encoding ABC transporter ATP-binding protein, whose product MTDTVIKIDSLVKRYGELIALDHLALEIKQGEVFGLLGPNGSGKTTTINCLLSLLSYDKGTIQIFGKDMSPTAYDIKRDIGVIMQNVAVYDELTVQENIDYFCGLYITDKEQRKQYVEEAIKFVGLEDFRKFRPKKLSGGLLRRLNIACGIAHKPKLIILDEPTVAVDPQSRNKILEGIAELNRNGATIIYTSHYMEEVEQICTRIAIMDKGKKIAEGTKEELTAMIKNTETIKVTLHELPDEVLSEIRSLPHIYSSEVEDGTLTVSCSGGKHNLIRVLEILQEHDVHIGRVTTEQPTLNDVFLEITGKALRDKGE is encoded by the coding sequence ATGACTGATACGGTTATAAAAATAGACAGTCTTGTAAAAAGATACGGTGAACTCATCGCGCTGGATCATCTGGCTCTGGAGATAAAGCAGGGTGAGGTATTCGGGCTTCTGGGACCTAACGGTTCGGGAAAAACTACAACTATCAACTGTCTGCTGTCTCTGCTTTCCTACGATAAGGGAACAATACAGATATTCGGCAAGGATATGAGCCCCACCGCTTACGATATCAAAAGAGATATCGGCGTTATAATGCAGAATGTGGCGGTATATGATGAACTGACAGTGCAGGAGAATATCGACTATTTCTGCGGACTCTACATCACCGACAAGGAACAGAGAAAGCAGTACGTCGAAGAAGCTATTAAATTCGTGGGGCTTGAAGATTTCAGAAAGTTCCGCCCCAAAAAGCTTTCGGGCGGTCTGTTGAGAAGACTGAACATCGCCTGCGGCATCGCCCACAAGCCGAAGCTTATAATCCTTGATGAACCCACGGTAGCAGTAGACCCCCAGAGCAGAAACAAGATACTCGAGGGTATAGCGGAACTGAACCGCAATGGTGCTACGATAATATACACCTCCCATTACATGGAAGAAGTTGAGCAGATATGCACACGAATCGCTATAATGGACAAGGGCAAAAAGATAGCCGAGGGTACAAAGGAAGAACTCACGGCGATGATAAAGAACACAGAGACTATAAAAGTGACTCTCCACGAACTGCCCGATGAGGTGCTTTCCGAGATACGCTCACTTCCTCATATTTACAGTTCCGAAGTCGAAGATGGCACACTGACGGTATCATGTTCGGGGGGCAAGCACAACCTTATAAGAGTCCTCGAAATTCTTCAGGAGCATGATGTCCACATCGGCAGAGTAACCACCGAACAGCCAACCCTCAACGATGTATTTCTTGAGATAACAGGCAAGGCATTGAGAGACAAGGGGGAATGA
- a CDS encoding peptidylprolyl isomerase, which produces MLKKMMAVLLAMAICTGSMAGCSNKKSNKKDKEKNSSETTANEDEAAGPEQQEVLPVASLTVDGEKIDTTDYVMCNISGIDITFDEFRFYYFQALSQYEQFGIDEKALRDNKETYQQFLEYVISSIKNELVTDKLAADHNIELDDEDQKVIDGNVKKSKESYANEEEFEKEIQRSHLTYDVLVKMFVRAQTYNKVMAALFEKGGEYATTEEDFLKLVNDPKEYAHEVHIMVPFYAQVELDDSTAATYDDMTLSQKISAKNSAYNALDADAKTAAAEKAKTVAEEALQRVKDGEDFSKLIEEYGWDIELDENPGNGYYMRRDNTGGFPKALLDETFSLEPGQVSDKLVEDGTYGYFIVKRLEPDADYIKENMDKMIATNDQPKIQEKFTETMDAMTVTYCSVWDKLTFDSIT; this is translated from the coding sequence ATGTTAAAAAAGATGATGGCTGTTCTGCTGGCTATGGCGATATGCACAGGCTCGATGGCAGGATGCAGCAATAAAAAAAGCAATAAAAAAGATAAAGAAAAGAACAGTTCCGAGACTACCGCTAACGAGGACGAGGCAGCAGGTCCCGAGCAGCAGGAAGTATTGCCTGTGGCTTCGCTGACAGTTGACGGCGAGAAAATAGATACCACTGATTATGTTATGTGCAATATCAGCGGTATAGACATCACATTCGACGAATTCAGATTCTATTATTTCCAGGCTCTTTCACAGTACGAGCAGTTCGGTATCGACGAAAAAGCTCTCAGGGATAATAAGGAGACTTATCAGCAGTTCCTTGAGTATGTCATAAGTTCCATAAAAAATGAACTTGTTACTGACAAGCTTGCGGCAGACCACAACATCGAGCTTGACGACGAAGATCAGAAAGTCATTGATGGCAATGTGAAAAAAAGCAAGGAAAGTTACGCTAACGAAGAAGAGTTTGAAAAGGAGATCCAGAGATCTCACCTTACATATGACGTGCTGGTAAAGATGTTCGTAAGGGCACAGACCTACAACAAGGTAATGGCTGCGCTGTTTGAAAAGGGCGGCGAGTATGCTACCACCGAAGAAGATTTCCTGAAGCTTGTAAATGACCCCAAGGAGTATGCACACGAGGTACACATAATGGTGCCTTTCTATGCGCAGGTTGAACTTGATGACAGCACTGCTGCCACCTACGATGATATGACACTTTCCCAGAAGATAAGTGCAAAAAACTCAGCTTACAATGCCCTTGATGCCGATGCTAAAACAGCTGCGGCAGAAAAGGCTAAGACCGTTGCCGAGGAAGCGCTCCAGCGTGTAAAGGACGGCGAGGATTTCTCCAAGCTGATCGAAGAATACGGCTGGGATATCGAGCTTGATGAAAACCCTGGCAATGGCTACTATATGCGCCGTGACAACACAGGCGGATTCCCCAAGGCTCTGCTCGACGAGACGTTCTCTCTTGAACCCGGTCAGGTATCGGACAAACTTGTTGAGGACGGCACTTACGGTTACTTCATCGTAAAGCGTCTTGAGCCTGATGCGGACTACATCAAGGAGAATATGGACAAGATGATCGCCACAAACGATCAGCCTAAGATACAGGAGAAGTTCACCGAAACAATGGATGCGATGACTGTTACTTACTGCAGTGTCTGGGATAAGCTTACTTTTGACAGTATAACCTGA
- a CDS encoding ABC transporter permease, which produces MFFNEFKYFIISTLRAKQLILWLILFPMVMGILFKLAFNGLTEKQFSFKVIPTAVVETKENSIFREVIKGVSEGDDPLLKVRYTDKEEAEKLLIKGDIEGIIFVDDTISLTVAGSDMEETILKAFTDRYLTQEKLITDTAKKDPSKIPAMTKAMSDEIKVLDEEPIEASSTDRYITYFYNLLAMVAACSSVTGLSVVTATEADQSPLGARKCCSPTPKLISTLAVLLGSWAVSAVCMVISVSFLAFVLKIGFGNRLPLVYAGGILGSITGTSMGYMIASLVKGSYEKKNAVAMTVSLGGNFLSGLMVAEIKPVIMEKLPLLNELNPSAVICDSFYYLNIDSGYERFIGKMLTLAAMTAIFTAIGFIFTRRKKYASI; this is translated from the coding sequence ATGTTTTTCAACGAATTCAAATACTTCATCATCTCGACACTGAGAGCAAAACAACTGATATTATGGCTCATACTCTTCCCCATGGTAATGGGTATACTGTTCAAACTGGCTTTCAACGGACTGACTGAAAAGCAGTTCAGTTTCAAGGTCATACCCACAGCGGTAGTCGAAACAAAGGAGAACAGCATATTCCGCGAGGTAATAAAAGGCGTATCCGAGGGTGATGACCCCCTGCTGAAAGTAAGATATACCGATAAAGAAGAAGCTGAAAAACTTCTTATCAAAGGCGATATCGAGGGTATCATTTTCGTTGATGACACCATAAGCCTTACGGTAGCGGGTTCGGATATGGAAGAAACTATCCTGAAAGCATTCACGGACAGATATCTTACACAAGAAAAGCTGATAACGGATACCGCGAAGAAAGACCCATCAAAGATACCCGCCATGACAAAGGCAATGTCAGATGAGATAAAAGTGCTTGACGAAGAACCGATAGAAGCTTCAAGCACAGACAGATACATAACTTATTTCTACAATCTGCTTGCGATGGTAGCTGCCTGCAGTTCGGTAACAGGACTTTCGGTAGTAACAGCGACAGAAGCTGACCAGTCCCCTCTCGGGGCAAGAAAATGCTGTTCGCCAACGCCTAAGCTGATAAGTACGCTTGCCGTTTTGCTGGGCAGCTGGGCGGTGAGTGCTGTATGCATGGTGATAAGCGTATCATTCCTCGCCTTCGTGCTGAAGATAGGTTTCGGCAACAGACTTCCGCTGGTATACGCAGGCGGCATACTTGGCAGTATAACAGGTACTTCAATGGGATACATGATAGCTTCGCTGGTAAAGGGCAGCTATGAAAAAAAGAACGCAGTGGCAATGACGGTATCACTGGGCGGAAATTTCCTCAGCGGACTTATGGTAGCCGAGATAAAGCCCGTCATCATGGAAAAACTGCCCCTGCTGAACGAACTGAATCCCTCTGCGGTGATATGCGACAGTTTCTACTACCTTAATATCGATAGTGGCTATGAAAGATTCATCGGCAAAATGTTGACACTGGCAGCAATGACAGCGATATTCACGGCTATCGGATTTATTTTCACAAGGAGGAAGAAGTATGCAAGTATTTAA
- the polA gene encoding DNA polymerase I, translated as MKLLCIDGNSIMNRAFYGIRILTNSKGICTNALTGFMNIYLKEIEEVHPDCVAVAFDLKAPTFRHKANASYKANRKGMPDELAQQMPLIKKLLGLLGIKTVECEGYEADDILGTLSKAAADSGNECYILTGDRDSFQLVSERVTVRLAGTKETKIYTPDRIMEEYGVSPRQMIEVKALMGDTSDNISGVKGIGEKTALNLIQQAGTVENLYSDLDKFTITKGNRAKLEAGHDDAIDSHFLAEICLEAPVEKDTAAYKLTAPDAVEAKAFLTELEMLRLMERLKLTGADSKSADTGEETKIKLKDLPKYKTGLPLNDDAIAQMTEGKKSAFIFDGNKLQVFFDDKAYAVAFGDWDFDGIVLKYFESDCEKTAFEGKKAHRFAFDNGTRLNGLTFCCDLAGYLLNSQAGEYTVENLCLTYKVTYRSDMGDFADICSLLPLAENLKLQLEQTEMLKLFNDVEMPLCEVLASMEHYGVRADTNGIREFGKWLKKDIEALTKQIYDLAGGEFNIASPKQLGEVLFEKLGLPAKKKTKSGYSTNAEVLEELADKHPIVRLVLEYRTLTKLSSTYVDGLLKEVESDGRVHSVFKQTETRTGRISSTEPNMQNIPVRKEIGRNMRKFFVAGEGCTLLDADYSQIELRVLAAVCGDENMRKTFEEGTDIHAMTASQVFGIPADMVLPEMRSAAKAVNFGIIYGIGAFSLSKDIGVSVAEAKQYIKNYLDNFPKVSQFMDKTVEDGIKNGYVTTIFGRRRYIPELSATNKVMQAFGKRAAMNAPIQGAAADIIKIAMVKVYQRLKEEKLDARLILQVHDELIIEVTPEDKDRASAVLKEEMENAVKLSVPMEVSVGEGESWYLAKG; from the coding sequence ATGAAACTGCTTTGTATAGACGGCAACAGTATAATGAACCGCGCATTTTACGGCATACGCATACTCACCAACTCAAAGGGCATATGCACCAATGCGCTAACGGGATTCATGAATATATATCTTAAAGAAATAGAAGAGGTACACCCCGACTGCGTGGCTGTGGCTTTTGACCTTAAAGCACCCACATTCAGGCATAAGGCGAATGCGTCATACAAGGCTAACCGCAAGGGTATGCCCGATGAACTCGCACAGCAGATGCCACTTATAAAAAAGCTTCTCGGACTCCTCGGCATAAAGACTGTGGAGTGTGAGGGCTATGAAGCCGATGATATCCTCGGTACACTCTCAAAAGCTGCTGCTGACAGCGGTAATGAGTGCTATATCCTTACAGGTGACCGCGACAGCTTTCAGCTTGTCAGCGAAAGGGTGACAGTCCGCCTTGCAGGCACAAAGGAGACCAAGATATATACCCCCGACCGCATTATGGAAGAATACGGCGTATCACCCCGCCAGATGATAGAGGTCAAGGCGCTGATGGGCGATACCTCGGATAATATCTCGGGCGTAAAGGGCATAGGCGAAAAGACCGCCCTGAATCTTATCCAGCAAGCAGGTACTGTTGAAAACCTCTATTCCGACCTTGATAAATTCACGATAACCAAGGGCAACCGCGCAAAGCTTGAAGCAGGACATGATGATGCTATCGACAGCCATTTCCTTGCAGAGATATGCCTTGAAGCTCCCGTTGAAAAGGACACCGCGGCTTACAAATTAACTGCTCCCGATGCAGTCGAAGCTAAAGCTTTCCTCACCGAGCTTGAAATGCTCAGACTGATGGAAAGACTGAAACTCACAGGTGCGGACAGCAAGTCAGCCGATACGGGTGAGGAGACCAAAATAAAGCTCAAAGACCTGCCCAAGTACAAAACAGGTCTTCCCCTGAATGATGATGCCATCGCTCAGATGACCGAGGGCAAAAAATCAGCCTTTATCTTTGACGGCAATAAATTGCAGGTGTTCTTTGATGACAAGGCGTATGCCGTAGCTTTCGGCGACTGGGATTTCGACGGCATAGTCCTGAAATATTTTGAGAGCGACTGTGAAAAGACTGCTTTTGAGGGCAAAAAAGCCCATAGATTTGCCTTTGATAACGGCACAAGGCTGAACGGTCTTACATTCTGCTGTGACCTTGCAGGATATCTGCTGAATTCTCAGGCAGGGGAGTACACTGTCGAAAATCTCTGCCTGACCTATAAGGTCACTTACCGCTCGGATATGGGCGATTTCGCAGATATATGCTCACTGCTACCGCTTGCAGAAAACCTTAAATTACAGCTTGAACAGACCGAGATGCTCAAACTCTTCAACGATGTGGAAATGCCCCTCTGTGAAGTTCTAGCATCTATGGAGCATTACGGTGTCCGTGCAGATACAAACGGTATACGTGAGTTCGGCAAATGGCTGAAAAAGGATATCGAAGCCCTCACTAAGCAGATATACGACCTTGCAGGCGGCGAATTCAATATCGCATCACCGAAACAGCTGGGCGAAGTCCTCTTTGAAAAACTGGGACTTCCCGCAAAGAAGAAAACCAAGTCGGGCTATTCCACCAACGCCGAAGTTCTTGAAGAACTTGCCGACAAGCACCCTATTGTACGCCTTGTGCTTGAATACCGCACCCTTACAAAACTTAGCTCCACCTATGTTGACGGTCTGCTGAAAGAAGTAGAATCCGACGGCAGGGTACACAGCGTATTCAAACAGACCGAGACCCGCACGGGACGTATAAGCTCCACCGAACCCAATATGCAGAATATCCCCGTGCGCAAGGAGATAGGACGCAATATGCGTAAATTCTTCGTTGCGGGTGAAGGCTGTACTCTTCTCGATGCCGATTACAGCCAGATAGAACTCCGTGTACTGGCGGCAGTATGCGGCGATGAGAATATGAGAAAAACTTTTGAAGAGGGCACGGATATCCATGCCATGACAGCTTCACAGGTATTCGGGATACCCGCCGATATGGTGCTCCCCGAAATGAGATCAGCCGCAAAGGCAGTAAACTTCGGCATCATCTACGGTATCGGAGCATTCTCACTATCCAAGGATATAGGTGTCAGCGTGGCAGAAGCCAAGCAGTATATCAAGAACTATCTCGATAACTTCCCGAAGGTATCACAGTTCATGGATAAGACAGTAGAGGACGGCATAAAGAACGGCTATGTCACCACCATATTCGGCAGACGCCGTTATATCCCCGAACTTTCAGCTACCAATAAAGTCATGCAGGCATTCGGAAAGCGTGCCGCTATGAATGCCCCGATACAGGGCGCGGCGGCGGATATCATCAAGATAGCCATGGTAAAGGTCTACCAGAGGCTGAAAGAAGAAAAGCTGGATGCAAGGCTGATATTACAGGTACACGATGAACTTATTATCGAAGTAACCCCCGAGGATAAGGACAGGGCTTCCGCCGTGCTGAAAGAAGAGATGGAAAATGCAGTCAAGCTTTCGGTGCCTATGGAGGTATCCGTCGGCGAGGGCGAAAGCTGGTATCTTGCAAAGGGCTAA
- a CDS encoding ABC transporter permease, with protein MQVFKLFMLILKKKTKLIILFTIAFMALCIGFLFSSSTDEKFTESRLKIVIADNDNTPESKALIEYIGTKHDIVTSKMDIKDALFFGTVDYFLTINEGYAKNLADGATEGLFKSQHVYESYSVAYMSSFLDEYVSCVRACKAAGDDTETAVKNAAAAMDTNTEVSMISSEAGNANGLESGKGFFRYLPYILLSLMISVLSPVMMSINKKEVRFRTNCSAVRPTSFMMQILLGSVIYVLAIWVLFMVAGALMENGAYSGMGWLNLVNSGIFAVVSAFIAVLVSMLLPSQQTVNLACNVISLFMSFMCGVFVPQAMLGKTVISIGRFLPAFWYIKVSDMLTGAAIFNSSKAVQYLLIEAGFAVALGIITTLLYKTKLRSAEL; from the coding sequence ATGCAAGTATTTAAGCTGTTCATGCTCATACTCAAAAAAAAGACAAAACTGATAATACTGTTCACCATAGCATTTATGGCACTTTGTATAGGTTTCCTCTTCAGCAGCAGTACAGATGAAAAATTCACCGAGAGCAGGCTGAAAATAGTCATAGCCGACAACGATAATACCCCAGAAAGTAAGGCACTCATCGAGTATATCGGCACAAAGCACGATATAGTAACTTCAAAGATGGATATAAAAGACGCGCTGTTTTTCGGCACGGTGGACTATTTTCTTACTATAAACGAGGGCTATGCCAAAAACCTTGCTGACGGAGCGACGGAAGGACTTTTCAAAAGTCAGCACGTTTACGAAAGTTACAGCGTTGCATATATGAGCAGTTTTCTTGATGAATATGTAAGCTGTGTCAGAGCCTGCAAAGCTGCGGGCGATGACACGGAGACCGCTGTGAAGAACGCCGCTGCCGCCATGGATACAAACACCGAGGTAAGTATGATATCATCAGAAGCGGGAAATGCAAATGGTCTTGAAAGCGGGAAAGGATTTTTCAGATATCTGCCTTATATACTCCTTTCGCTTATGATATCTGTGCTCTCGCCTGTTATGATGTCCATAAACAAAAAGGAAGTCCGTTTCAGAACAAACTGCTCGGCTGTACGCCCCACATCTTTCATGATGCAGATACTCCTCGGAAGCGTTATCTATGTGCTGGCGATATGGGTGCTGTTCATGGTGGCAGGAGCTTTGATGGAAAACGGTGCATACAGCGGCATGGGCTGGCTGAATCTCGTAAACAGCGGGATATTTGCGGTAGTATCGGCATTCATAGCTGTACTGGTATCAATGCTGCTGCCATCACAGCAGACAGTTAACCTCGCCTGCAATGTTATAAGTCTGTTCATGAGTTTCATGTGCGGCGTATTCGTACCCCAGGCTATGCTGGGCAAAACAGTGATATCCATAGGCAGATTTCTCCCCGCATTCTGGTATATCAAGGTAAGTGATATGCTGACAGGTGCGGCGATCTTCAACTCATCCAAGGCTGTGCAGTATCTGCTTATCGAGGCAGGATTTGCAGTTGCGCTGGGCATTATCACCACACTGCTTTACAAGACAAAGCTACGCTCGGCAGAACTTTAA